ATTCAGGTGCGTTGTTTATCAGCTTTGCAGCATTCTCTATTATTTTTAAAAAGATATTCACGCCTATTGAAAAGTTGCCGCTGTATATCAGGCCAACATTTGATTTTTTAACGGCATTCTTCACATCATCTAGCTGATCATACCATCCTGTTGTGCCTACAACAATATTCTTGCCAAGCTTTGCAGCCTTTTCGATGTTTTCTATGACAACAGAAGGATGTGTGAAATCAAGGCATACATCAATATCCTTTAAGGCAGCTTCTGTTATCTCGCTGTGCACGCCGTTGCCTTTTATATTGGGATCAATAATAGCCTTAATAGTGTGCCCTCTGGCTCTGGCAATTCTTTCAATTATATTGCCCATTTTTCCGTATCCTATAAGCGCAATGTTCATTTTAACCCCCAAAATAAAGCGGATGCTTTTGTTGTTTTTATTCTTTATGTTTTTTGTTGTTTTATTTATTCTTATTCTAGTTAATCTTCTTTTAAAACTGGAAACGTTTCTGTCTGTATCACTCCTGGCAATGCCCTTATTGCTTCAACAACATTATTTACCTCATTAAGATTAGTTCTTTTAACTGTTACAAATATCGAATAGCGGCCTGCAACTTCATATATTTCATCAACATTCATTTTTCTGATTTGCCTTGCAATCTGCTGCGTCGGCCTTCCTGAATGCGTTGAAACTTCAATGATCACAGTGGCTTCTCCTGCCAAGACAGCTGTGAATTTCTTTATAACGCCTTCATTGATCATCTTTGCAACCCTTTTCCTTATTGTGCCTTCGCTTACCTTGAGCTTTTTGGCTATCTGCAGAAAAGGCATTCTTGCATCTTCTTTCAGCATCTGTATTGTTTTATGATCCACCACATCCATAAGGATCGGGAATACGAAATTATATATAAATGTTTCGATTTTAGTACGAAATTCGTAAGAAAAGCGAGAATTTTCATTTATTAAGTGCTATTTTGTGGTCGCCTTATCTTGTAAAAATCTCGCAGAATTTCTTTTCAATTATTTTTACTTTCTCTTGTTTCAATCTTCCAGCTTTGTAATCAATTCTTGATTGGTGAACACTAAACAAAATTGTAGGTCTTATAAAACTGTCATGCTTTAATCCGCCTTGCTGAAAATCTTTTTGAGCTATGGGGACTATATCTGGATCAGGTCTTTCTTGGCTTGTAATCTGGCACAGAATTAGATTTTCGTCTGTAGTGTTAGCTGCAACTAAAGCAGGTCTTTTCTTTGATTCATCAGCATCTGAGAAAGGAAATTGAAAAACCACAATATCCCCCTTTACAAGTCTTTCCATGCTTCATCCTCTTTTTTTGTGTTCCATTCTTTAGCCAAAACTTCTTCTGAAACTAATGCAGGAAATAGTTTTTCGCTTACTTGTTTCATAGGCCTTAATTCGACTCTATCAGAATAAACTAAAACACTTACTTTTGAACCTTCCCTAAATCCGTTTATGGTTCTAGCTATATGCGGTATGCAAATCTGGCCCTTGCTTGTAATGGTTGCTGTTTTGATTTCTTTTATTTCATTTGCCAACATATTCTCACCTTACAAGTAAGAGAAGTAAGAATGACTATATAAATCTTTCTGTTATTCAGAATAATTCCACAGCAATTCAAACCATTTTCTGTAGGAATCTGCAATGTCTTTGTTTATTATCATAAAGCATAATGGATTATTCCCTTTCCATAAGACATTAACAACCCTGTCCGCATAAATATTGATTACA
This Candidatus Woesearchaeota archaeon DNA region includes the following protein-coding sequences:
- a CDS encoding type II toxin-antitoxin system PemK/MazF family toxin, encoding MERLVKGDIVVFQFPFSDADESKKRPALVAANTTDENLILCQITSQERPDPDIVPIAQKDFQQGGLKHDSFIRPTILFSVHQSRIDYKAGRLKQEKVKIIEKKFCEIFTR
- a CDS encoding AbrB/MazE/SpoVT family DNA-binding domain-containing protein, with amino-acid sequence MLANEIKEIKTATITSKGQICIPHIARTINGFREGSKVSVLVYSDRVELRPMKQVSEKLFPALVSEEVLAKEWNTKKEDEAWKDL
- a CDS encoding Lrp/AsnC family transcriptional regulator; protein product: MDVVDHKTIQMLKEDARMPFLQIAKKLKVSEGTIRKRVAKMINEGVIKKFTAVLAGEATVIIEVSTHSGRPTQQIARQIRKMNVDEIYEVAGRYSIFVTVKRTNLNEVNNVVEAIRALPGVIQTETFPVLKED
- the dapB gene encoding 4-hydroxy-tetrahydrodipicolinate reductase, whose product is MNIALIGYGKMGNIIERIARARGHTIKAIIDPNIKGNGVHSEITEAALKDIDVCLDFTHPSVVIENIEKAAKLGKNIVVGTTGWYDQLDDVKNAVKKSNVGLIYSGNFSIGVNIFLKIIENAAKLINNAPEYDIFAYELHHNQKADSPSGTAKMIGDILIKNIERKNKIATERLDRKISQDEIHFASVRGGTIPGTHVIGFDSAADTIELTHTARNREGFALGAVMAAEFIKGKKGVYGIDDLMKNIMK